CGATAGCACCATCACCGTTATTGTAATAATGTGGAACTTTTCTATCCACTTCAAAATTAAATTTTTTATAAAATTCAATAGCTCCTTCATTATTTTCATTTACTTCCAAAAGTATTTTGTTTATTTTAAATAATGACAGGACATTTATAGCTTTCAGCAGCAATTTTGTTCCTGCTTGTTTTCTTTGATAATCTTTATCAACTGCCAGAGATATGATGTGGCCTTCATTTTCATATTTTA
This genomic stretch from Methanobrevibacter smithii ATCC 35061 harbors:
- the rimI gene encoding ribosomal protein S18-alanine N-acetyltransferase, whose product is MIIREFVPNDLKRVCEIEKMSFDESYELNMFKQLYDIGAGFLVAEDDGYVVGYVLFWIKYENEGHIISLAVDKDYQRKQAGTKLLLKAINVLSLFKINKILLEVNENNEGAIEFYKKFNFEVDRKVPHYYNNGDGAIVMYLPVKV